A part of Candidatus Omnitrophota bacterium genomic DNA contains:
- a CDS encoding 3-deoxy-D-manno-octulosonic acid transferase, which produces MFIFYDLIFLVFALIYLPVYLFRRKFHPGFSMRLGILPKALEFNRPIWIHAVSVGEVMVVQKLIAGLKAAYPDKKILISTVTPTGNRIARGIAAGDDAVIYLPLDLSFIVRHVVEKINPSLFIMAETEIWPNLISYLAQKKIPVLLVNGRISDRSFRGYLGIKFLLKPLLNKISLFCVQTKTDAQRLMRLGVLESRIQIAGNMKFDILDYADTTKDYPDYKLKLGLGPEEKLLVAGSTHPGEEEIILAIYRRLLSEFPRLKLLIAPRHPERAAQIEKLVIRHNLKPIKILQLNPTPNTNNLKPVFILNTIGQLLNFYNIADIVFVGGSLIRKGGHNILEPAALSKPVIFGPYMFNFRDISGLFLENKAALLARDKEELELYIKDLLNNPAKGIGLSQRAKSLILQNQGATARNLEYISNYLSKKKED; this is translated from the coding sequence ATGTTTATATTTTATGATCTGATATTTCTGGTCTTCGCGCTTATTTATCTACCCGTATATTTATTCAGGAGGAAATTCCATCCGGGTTTTTCGATGCGCCTGGGGATATTGCCTAAGGCCTTAGAATTCAACCGGCCTATCTGGATCCACGCCGTAAGCGTAGGCGAAGTAATGGTTGTGCAAAAACTCATCGCTGGCTTAAAGGCCGCCTATCCGGATAAAAAAATCCTTATTTCTACAGTCACCCCTACCGGGAATAGGATTGCCAGAGGTATTGCCGCAGGCGATGATGCGGTAATTTATCTTCCCCTGGACTTGAGTTTTATTGTCAGGCACGTGGTAGAGAAGATTAATCCATCTCTATTTATCATGGCAGAAACCGAAATCTGGCCGAATTTAATTTCGTATCTGGCCCAAAAGAAGATACCCGTTCTTTTGGTAAACGGCAGGATTTCAGACCGTTCTTTCCGGGGGTATCTGGGGATAAAATTTTTACTAAAACCCCTCTTAAATAAAATTAGCCTTTTTTGCGTGCAGACTAAGACCGATGCCCAGAGGCTTATGCGTTTGGGAGTCCTGGAAAGCAGGATACAGATAGCCGGGAATATGAAATTCGATATCCTGGATTACGCAGATACCACGAAAGATTACCCTGATTATAAGTTGAAGTTAGGCCTGGGGCCTGAAGAAAAACTCCTGGTAGCAGGTTCAACCCACCCTGGCGAAGAAGAGATTATTTTAGCTATCTACAGAAGACTGCTTAGCGAATTCCCTCGGCTGAAGTTATTAATTGCGCCCCGCCATCCGGAGAGGGCAGCGCAAATAGAAAAATTGGTTATCAGGCATAATCTTAAACCCATAAAGATTTTGCAATTAAACCCAACACCTAACACCAATAACCTAAAACCCGTATTTATTTTAAACACTATCGGCCAACTGTTAAATTTTTATAACATCGCGGATATAGTTTTTGTAGGCGGCAGCCTCATCAGGAAAGGCGGGCATAATATCTTGGAACCCGCGGCTTTAAGCAAGCCCGTTATCTTCGGCCCGTATATGTTTAATTTCCGCGATATCTCCGGTTTATTCCTGGAGAATAAAGCCGCCCTTTTGGCCCGCGATAAAGAAGAATTGGAGCTTTACATAAAAGATTTGCTTAATAATCCGGCCAAGGGAATTGGGCTAAGCCAGCGCGCCAAGTCGCTCATTTTGCAAAATCAGGGCGCCACCGCCAGGAATCTGGAATATATAAGTAATTATCTTTCTAAAAAAAAGGAGGATTGA
- the xerC gene encoding tyrosine recombinase XerC, which produces MLRYIEKFIRYLEIEKNYSKYTVSNYQLDLEEFRNFLGGLEPEKIDYLVLRKYLAAMKERNLKARTVSRHLSTLRSFFKFLVREGYLKNNPIIGLSSPKQEKHLPLFLTEEEVRGLISAVVPKDERGLRDLAVLETFYSTGIRVSELAGLGLKDIDFIGGVIKVMGKGKKERIVPIGDIAISSIRAYLEKRKKQEEALFLNKSGKRITDRGIRNIVGKYIRLASIRKGVSCHTLRHSFATHLLNRGADLRSVQELLGHVNLSTTQIYTHLTTERLKSVYDKAHPRA; this is translated from the coding sequence ATGCTGCGTTACATCGAAAAATTCATCAGGTATCTGGAGATTGAGAAGAACTATTCAAAATACACCGTCTCTAATTATCAACTGGACCTGGAAGAATTCAGGAATTTTTTAGGCGGGTTGGAGCCGGAAAAAATTGATTACCTGGTTTTAAGAAAATACCTGGCGGCGATGAAGGAAAGGAACCTTAAGGCCAGGACCGTCAGCCGCCACCTCTCTACCTTAAGGTCTTTCTTTAAATTTTTAGTCCGCGAAGGTTACCTGAAAAATAACCCTATCATCGGCCTCTCTAGCCCCAAGCAGGAGAAGCACCTGCCTTTATTCCTGACTGAAGAAGAGGTCAGGGGGCTGATTTCCGCAGTGGTGCCGAAAGATGAACGGGGCCTGCGTGATCTGGCGGTGCTTGAGACATTTTATTCTACGGGCATCCGGGTCAGCGAACTGGCGGGTTTAGGCCTTAAGGATATAGATTTTATCGGAGGAGTCATTAAGGTGATGGGTAAGGGCAAAAAAGAACGCATCGTGCCTATCGGAGATATTGCCATATCCTCTATCCGGGCTTATCTGGAAAAAAGAAAAAAACAGGAAGAGGCGCTATTTTTAAACAAAAGCGGCAAGCGCATCACTGACCGGGGCATCAGAAATATCGTCGGCAAATACATCCGCTTGGCGAGCATAAGGAAAGGTGTCTCTTGTCATACATTAAGGCATTCTTTTGCCACCCATCTTTTAAACCGCGGAGCAGACTTAAGGAGCGTCCAGGAACTCCTGGGGCATGTAAATCTTTCTACCACGCAAATATACACTCATCTTACCACCGAAAGATTGAAGAGCGTATATGATAAGGCACACCCTAGAGCCTGA
- the topA gene encoding type I DNA topoisomerase, whose product MKKKDSLVIVESPTKAKTLARILGDKFSVVPSMGHLIDLPKTKLGVDVEKDFTPSYVVISGRQKVVSALKKEAKEKSHIYVATDPDREGEAIGWFIKDRFLKNKKVQRVVFHEITPSAIKEAFAHPHDFDLQMIEAQAGRRILDRIVGYFLSPLLWKKIARGLSAGRVQSVALRLVIERERQINNFLPQEYWEIEAELKKKTESRYFIAKLSKIEEKKAEIKNKEEADSLLADIKEKTFQVLDIKKAEKKRYPAAPFITSTLQQEAFNKLRFNANRTMIIAQQLYEGIDIGESTPVGLITYMRTDSTHVATEAIQAARKYILKKFGKEYLPKIPNVYKVKKHAQEAHEAIRPTLLSRQPQDLKGFLSPEQYKLYELIYCRFVASQMVPARYLVTTVDIQAEKYLFTASGTDLVFDGFTVVYNKDAEEEDEDKAKNIIPALEKGETLDLLKLIPSQHFTKPPPRFSDSSLVKILEEEGIGRPSTYAPIVSTLIYRDYIRRIKGYFHPTELGFKVCDLLVEYFPKVMDVKFTAFLEEELDEIEEGKVNKIKVLQDFYGPFRVSLDFAQANIKKEVITTDEICDKCGKPMVIKWGRRGKFLSCSDYPTCKNSKSITTGVACPQEGCGGELIERRSRRGVFYGCTNYPKCTFTSRTLPQA is encoded by the coding sequence ATGAAAAAGAAAGATTCCCTGGTTATCGTAGAATCACCCACCAAGGCAAAGACCCTCGCCCGGATTCTGGGGGATAAATTTTCAGTCGTGCCGTCTATGGGCCATCTCATTGACCTACCTAAAACAAAATTAGGGGTGGATGTGGAAAAAGATTTTACGCCTTCTTATGTGGTCATCAGCGGCAGGCAAAAAGTAGTCTCCGCATTAAAAAAAGAAGCCAAAGAAAAAAGCCATATCTATGTGGCTACTGACCCTGACCGCGAAGGCGAGGCCATCGGCTGGTTCATCAAAGACCGGTTCCTGAAGAATAAAAAGGTCCAGCGCGTAGTTTTTCATGAGATTACCCCTTCGGCGATAAAAGAGGCCTTTGCCCACCCACACGATTTTGATTTGCAGATGATTGAAGCCCAGGCCGGCCGCAGGATACTGGACAGGATAGTGGGTTATTTTTTAAGCCCCTTGCTCTGGAAGAAGATTGCCCGCGGCCTAAGCGCAGGCCGGGTGCAGTCAGTAGCTTTAAGGTTGGTCATAGAAAGGGAGCGACAGATTAATAATTTTCTCCCCCAGGAATACTGGGAGATTGAAGCAGAGCTGAAGAAAAAAACAGAGAGCCGTTATTTTATCGCCAAGCTGAGCAAGATAGAAGAGAAGAAAGCAGAAATAAAAAATAAAGAAGAGGCGGATAGCCTTCTTGCCGATATAAAAGAAAAAACTTTTCAGGTGTTGGACATAAAGAAGGCCGAGAAGAAGCGTTATCCTGCCGCACCCTTTATCACCAGCACCCTGCAGCAGGAGGCATTCAACAAATTAAGATTTAATGCCAACCGCACCATGATTATTGCCCAGCAACTCTATGAGGGTATTGATATAGGAGAATCTACGCCCGTAGGCCTGATCACCTATATGCGCACTGATTCTACGCACGTCGCAACCGAGGCCATTCAAGCAGCAAGAAAATACATCCTCAAAAAATTCGGGAAAGAATATTTGCCTAAGATACCCAATGTTTATAAAGTTAAAAAACATGCCCAAGAGGCGCATGAGGCCATCCGGCCGACCCTGCTTTCCCGTCAGCCCCAGGACCTGAAAGGTTTCTTAAGCCCGGAGCAATACAAATTATACGAGCTGATCTATTGCCGTTTTGTTGCCAGCCAAATGGTCCCCGCGCGTTACTTAGTCACTACGGTGGATATACAGGCAGAGAAATATCTCTTTACGGCCTCCGGAACGGACTTAGTCTTTGACGGGTTTACCGTTGTTTACAACAAGGACGCAGAAGAGGAGGACGAAGACAAGGCAAAAAATATTATCCCGGCTTTAGAAAAGGGTGAAACATTAGATTTATTAAAATTGATACCTTCACAGCACTTTACCAAGCCGCCGCCAAGATTCTCCGATAGCTCTCTGGTGAAAATATTAGAAGAAGAAGGCATCGGCAGGCCTTCTACCTATGCGCCGATAGTCTCTACACTCATCTACCGCGATTACATCCGCAGGATTAAAGGCTATTTTCATCCTACCGAACTGGGGTTTAAAGTATGCGATTTATTAGTAGAATATTTCCCTAAGGTGATGGACGTTAAATTCACCGCCTTCCTGGAGGAAGAACTTGATGAGATCGAGGAAGGGAAAGTAAATAAAATAAAAGTATTGCAGGATTTTTATGGCCCTTTCCGGGTGAGCCTGGATTTTGCGCAGGCCAATATCAAAAAAGAAGTAATTACGACGGATGAGATCTGCGATAAATGCGGCAAACCTATGGTTATCAAATGGGGGCGCCGGGGGAAATTCTTAAGCTGCTCGGATTATCCTACGTGCAAAAATTCTAAATCTATTACTACGGGTGTTGCATGCCCGCAGGAAGGATGCGGCGGAGAGCTTATCGAGCGCCGCTCCAGAAGAGGGGTATTTTATGGCTGCACCAATTATCCTAAGTGCACATTTACCTCTCGCACCCTACCACAGGCATAA
- the dprA gene encoding DNA-processing protein DprA gives MTKIEALVGLNMFCGIGTIRLHKLLELFGTPENILKARCQELTQVFGIGENIAQKITSLKKEDIDKEFSLAEKLGLKILTQEDADYPQGLKHIPDPPIVLYVKGEIKKEDAQGIAVVGSRRASFYGLASAERFSADLANEGFTIISGLARGIDTCAHKGALKAGGRTIAVMGSGFRHIYPAENKKLAEAIAQNGAVISEFPVNTRPLSQNFPCRNRVISGLSLGVLVVEAARNSGALITADFALEQGRDVFALPGKVDSDNSFGTNELIKQGAKLVSCVEDISEEFNSSQDIELKKSKSQEPPDVSTLKKISLAEDESLLYNLLSEQPASLDEIVERSNIDIPRISGLLLKLSMRRLIKELPGKQFVKTAT, from the coding sequence ATGACCAAGATAGAAGCGTTAGTAGGTTTGAATATGTTTTGCGGCATCGGCACTATCCGCCTGCATAAACTGCTTGAACTTTTTGGCACGCCGGAGAATATCCTCAAAGCCCGCTGCCAAGAATTAACGCAGGTTTTTGGCATCGGAGAAAACATCGCCCAGAAAATTACTTCTCTTAAGAAAGAAGACATAGATAAAGAATTCAGCCTGGCAGAGAAATTAGGTTTAAAGATTCTCACGCAGGAAGACGCGGATTATCCGCAGGGCTTAAAACATATCCCTGACCCGCCGATTGTGCTTTATGTAAAGGGAGAGATAAAAAAAGAAGATGCGCAGGGTATTGCCGTCGTTGGTTCGCGCCGGGCTTCTTTTTACGGACTGGCTTCAGCAGAGCGGTTTTCCGCGGATTTAGCCAATGAAGGTTTTACTATTATTTCCGGCCTGGCGCGCGGCATAGATACCTGTGCCCATAAAGGCGCCTTGAAAGCCGGCGGCCGCACTATTGCGGTAATGGGCAGCGGTTTCCGGCATATTTATCCTGCGGAGAATAAAAAATTAGCGGAAGCGATTGCGCAAAACGGGGCGGTCATATCTGAATTTCCCGTAAATACCCGGCCCTTGTCGCAAAACTTTCCCTGCCGTAACCGCGTGATCAGCGGCCTGTCTTTGGGGGTCCTGGTAGTAGAGGCAGCCAGAAATAGCGGCGCCTTGATTACCGCTGATTTTGCCTTAGAACAGGGCAGGGATGTTTTTGCACTTCCCGGAAAAGTAGACTCGGATAATTCTTTCGGCACCAATGAATTAATCAAGCAGGGCGCGAAATTAGTCTCCTGTGTTGAGGATATCAGCGAAGAATTTAATTCCAGCCAGGATATAGAATTAAAAAAATCAAAATCCCAAGAGCCGCCGGATGTATCTACGTTAAAAAAAATATCTTTAGCTGAAGACGAATCCCTCTTATATAACTTGCTCTCCGAGCAGCCCGCTTCTTTAGATGAAATTGTCGAGAGGTCTAATATTGATATTCCCAGGATATCCGGCCTGCTCTTAAAATTAAGCATGCGCAGGTTAATCAAGGAACTGCCTGGAAAACAATTTGTCAAAACCGCCACCTAA
- a CDS encoding shikimate kinase, with protein sequence MNNIYLVGFMGTGKTTIGRQLAKKKKWQFVDLDDLIELKEKKTISAIFAQDGEPYFRKVEKKVLQAVAKEKKFVVACGGGVVLDKDNIKVMKKAGLIICLSALPEVILKRTSSYRHRPLLNVANPKRQIELLLKLRAPYYAQAHKTIDTSKLSIKEVADKILKLTT encoded by the coding sequence ATGAATAATATCTATTTGGTAGGATTTATGGGCACAGGCAAAACCACTATAGGCAGACAACTCGCCAAAAAAAAGAAGTGGCAGTTTGTGGATTTGGATGATTTAATCGAACTAAAGGAGAAAAAGACCATTTCTGCTATCTTCGCTCAAGATGGCGAGCCTTACTTTCGCAAGGTAGAGAAGAAAGTCTTGCAGGCAGTAGCCAAAGAAAAGAAATTTGTCGTAGCTTGCGGCGGCGGGGTAGTTTTGGATAAGGATAATATTAAAGTGATGAAGAAAGCAGGGTTAATTATTTGCCTTTCGGCTTTGCCTGAAGTGATTTTGAAAAGGACCTCCAGCTATCGCCACCGGCCCTTATTGAATGTGGCTAATCCCAAAAGACAAATAGAGCTATTACTTAAACTGCGCGCCCCTTATTATGCCCAAGCGCATAAAACCATTGATACTTCTAAGCTATCCATAAAAGAAGTAGCGGATAAGATCCTAAAATTAACGACTTAA
- a CDS encoding SpoVG family protein produces MVENGIQVSRIYRIDGDGKLKAFVDVSIGDFIVKGLRIVEGQKGLFLGLPQDKSKDGKWYNAFYPTTKEARQNLTEVVLAAYQE; encoded by the coding sequence GTCAGCCGTATTTACCGGATAGACGGCGACGGCAAACTAAAGGCCTTTGTGGACGTAAGCATCGGCGATTTTATCGTTAAGGGCTTGCGTATCGTAGAAGGCCAAAAGGGGTTGTTTCTGGGTTTGCCGCAGGATAAATCCAAGGATGGTAAGTGGTATAACGCCTTTTATCCTACGACCAAAGAGGCGCGCCAGAACCTTACGGAAGTCGTCCTAGCTGCCTATCAGGAGTAG